Proteins encoded within one genomic window of Camelina sativa cultivar DH55 chromosome 19, Cs, whole genome shotgun sequence:
- the LOC104767940 gene encoding basic leucine zipper 2-like, which yields MNERDSIAPSEPQSRTQQSAVDSSLRPLSPSPSSLHHHPLRSMNLSPPLLRGSSSSAHVDLHRLLRECFSNFLELPLSPGVVSSTSSADGDYQNTLDLKDEYTADELKKISKCTKLTEMKSDPKKVRGILANREAAAHSKKRKSQYLLDLEHQVNFLEKDITLMQEKEMLLENAKSMLIDEKKEFMIRLESLEQQAKLHDEIKSPKATTTLNEQLSVEAQRLKEVLASNEQLSVEVQRLKMAIGDVMHNDGYQIDPNILQQLTINESDQPQTSKQL from the exons ATGAATGAACGCGACAGTATCGCTCCTTCCGAACCACAGTCGAGAACTCAGCAGTCGGCTGTCGACTCCTCCTTGCGTCCTTTGAGCCCTTCTCCGTCGTCATTACATCATCATCCACTTAGATCGATGAACCTTTCTCCACCGTTGTTACGTGGTTCTTCGTCATCGGCTCATGTGGACCTTCATCGCCTACTTCGT GAGTGTTTCAGTAACTTCTTGGAGCTACCTCTTTCTCCGGGTGTTGTTTCCTCTACTAGTTCGGCTGATGGAGACTACCAAAATACTTTAGACCTCAAAGACGAGTATACTGCTGATGAATtgaaaaagatttcaaaatgtACTAAACTTACCGAGATGAAATCTGATCCTAAGAAAGTCAGAGG AATCTTGGCAAACAGAGAAGCAGCTGCACATTCAAAGAAGAGGAAGTCACAGTACCTTCTTGACTTGGAACACCAAGTAAATTTTCTTGAGAAGGATATCACTTTGATGCAAGAAAAAGAGATGCTTTTGGAG AATGCTAAAAGCATGCTGATTGATGAGAAGAAGGAGTTCATGATTCGACTTGAATCGTTGGAGCAACAAGCAAAACTTCATGACG AAATCAAAAGTCCAAAGGCGACGACAACGTTGAACGAACAATTGAGTGTGGAAGCACAACGGCTGAAGGAAGTATTAGCATCAAACGAACAACTGAGTGTAGAAGTCCAGCGGCTAAAGATGGCAATAGGTGATGTGATGCATAACGACGGCTATCAAATTGACCCAAACATCTTGCAACAACTCACCATTAATGAGTCCGATCAGCCACAGACAAGCAAGCAGCTCTGA
- the LOC104767938 gene encoding transcription factor RF2b-like translates to MKSDPKKVRGILANREAAAHSKKRKSQYLLDLEHQVNFLEKDITLMQEKEMLLENAKSMLIDEKKEFMIRLESLEQQAKLHDEIKSPKATTTLNEQLSVEAQRLKEVLASNEQLSVEVQRLKMAIGDVMHNDGYQIDPNILQQLTINESDKPQTSKQL, encoded by the exons ATGAAATCTGATCCTAAGAAAGTCAGAGG AATCTTGGCAAACAGAGAAGCAGCTGCACATTCAAAGAAGAGGAAGTCACAGTACCTTCTTGACTTGGAACACCAAGTAAATTTTCTTGAGAAGGATATCACTTTGATGCAAGAAAAAGAGATGCTTTTGGAG AATGCTAAAAGCATGCTGATTGATGAGAAGAAGGAGTTCATGATTCGACTTGAATCGTTGGAGCAACAAGCAAAACTTCATGACG AAATCAAAAGTCCAAAGGCGACGACAACGTTGAACGAACAATTGAGTGTGGAAGCACAACGGCTGAAGGAAGTATTAGCATCAAACGAACAACTGAGTGTAGAAGTCCAGCGGCTAAAGATGGCAATAGGTGATGTGATGCATAACGACGGCTATCAAATTGACCCAAACATCTTGCAACAACTCACCATTAATGAGTCCGATAAGCCACAGACAAGCAAGCAGCTCTGA